Below is a window of Cytophaga hutchinsonii ATCC 33406 DNA.
TTGCTGAATTTGCACCGCAATCAAAATCAAGGAATTTAGTCAGCTGCTTGCGGATCCCTTCCTGATTTAAGCGCAATGTTTCTTCTGAAAGGAAGTTACGTTCTTCGGATCTTCCGGACGGATCACCGATCATGCCCGTAGCACCGCCAACAAGTGCCATAGGAATATGACCTGCATGCTGAAAATGCACCAGCATCATGATCGTAACAAGGTTACCTATTGTTAATGAGGACGCTGTAGGGTCAAAACCAACATAAGCCGTTGTCTGATTCTTTAATAAATATTCTTCCGTTCCCGGCATGATGTCGTGCAGCATGCCTCTCCATTTTAACTCTTCAACAAAATTTTTCACGAATCCAGTAATTTTTATGGGTACAAATATACGTTATATATGCAAAAGCGGAAATTTCAAGTATTTATTCACATTGGTTTAGTTTCCACGCAAAGGTTAGTAATTTTGATATTATGGCTGAAACCAGTTCTGCTCCGGATAAAGTATTAAAAGACCTTAAGGAAGGTAAATACGCTCCTGTATATTTTTTGCAGGGAGAGGAACCCTATTTTATAGATCTAATATCCAGTTATATAGAAAATAACTGTTTGCCGGAATCGGAGAGAGGATTTAATCAGACGATCCTGTATGGCAAAGATACCAATGTTTCTACCATTCTTCAGAATGCCCGCAAGTATCCGATGTTTTCGGAAAGGCAGGTAGTAATGGTTAAGGAAGCACAGGATGTTTCGGATCTGACCAAAGATTCAACAGAGAAATTTTTAATGGCATATCTCGAAAATCCATTGCCTACAACCATTCTGGTATTTTGCCACAAGTATAAAAAACTGGATGCCCGTAAAAAAATAACCAAGCACCTGCAGAAGTATTCGGTGTTTGTTGAATCTGCCAAACTTTACGATAATAAATTGCCTGAATGGATTAATGGCTATTTCAGGGAAAAGAATTACAGGATTGATCCGAAGGCGGTCGTTCTATTGGCCGAATCTATTGGTACGGATCTTTCCCGAATGGCAAATGAAATTGATAAGCTGCTCATCAACGTTAAAGATCCTGCTATAACCATCACCGAAGATTTAATCGAAAAATATGTTGGCGTGAGCAAAGAATACAATGTCTTTGAATTACAAAAAGCTATCGGTGTACGGGATATAATAAAAGCGAATAAAATCGTTAATCATTTTGAATCCAATCCAAAAGCGAATCCGATTGTAATGGTGCTGTCAAGTTTGTTTACTTACTATCTTAAAATACTGGCGATTCATGCCGCCACAGATAAGAGTGAAGCAAGCCTGGCAAAGGTTGTTGGTGTACATCCATTCTTTGTAAAAGAATACATCAATGCGTCGCGCATCAATGATATTAATAAATGCATCTCTTGTGTGCGCGCCATTCGTGAAGCGGACAAAATGGTGAAAGGGTATACGGTTGTTAATGTTACCGATGGCTTTATTTTAAAAGAATTATTGTTTAAATTATTACATTGAACAGTCTGCTCGGTCGCATAGGTATATGCAGCATAGAATAGATTATTCCTTATCTGATACTAGTTAAAAAACTATATGGTTAAAAAAAGTATTTTACTGTTCTTTGCATGCATCAATGTTTTTATTGCATTTGCTCAGAATACAGCTGCACATAATGCTTCAGATCGAACGTATTATGATGGCATGGAACTCTTTGATAAGCAAAAATATGTTGCTGCCAGAGAATTGTTCCGCCAGTATATTCAATCTGCCCCACAGGAAACCAGAGCCATTGAATGTGAATATTATATAGGCCTGTGCGCCTTGAATTTGTTTAACGACGATGCAGAGTATCTGTTAAATAATTTCGTTGAAAAATATCCCAATCATATTAAATCGGGCAGAGCCGGTTTTGACTTAGGAAATTTTTTTTATACCAATAAATCATACGATAAGGCCATTCTATACTATGCTAAAGTAGATGAATCAAAACTTTCTCACGAAGAATTAAATAACTACTATTTTAAGTCGGGTTATTCAAGCTTTACCAAAAAAGATTTTGCTACAGCACTGGATAAATTTAATAAATGTAAAGGTGCCAAACATCAGTACACACCTGCTGCAAATTATTATGCCGGCTATATAGAATTTAAAAATGGTGAATACGATACGGCAATAGCTGATTTGCAGAAAGCAGCGGAAAGTAAGGAGTATAAGCCTTTAGTAGCCGTATTGATTGCTAATATCTATTACAGACAGGCGAAGTATGATGAACTGATCCCGTATGCGGAAAAAGTAATTGCAGATAAATCAGCCGGTCCTAATACCAATGATGTGAAGCTGATCCTGGCAGATGCCTATTTTTTCAAACAGGAATATGCTAAAGCAACACCTTTATTTAAGGATTATTTAACGGCGACAGGTACAAAGAGCCTTACACCGGATATGAAATACCGGATCGGATTCTCCTCATACAAAGCAGCAGATTATAAACAGGCCGTAGATATGCTTCAGGCAATTGCTACCGATAAAGATTCTCTCGGACAGTCATCTGCTTATATATTGGGTTTGAGTTATTTAAAATCAGAAAACAAAAACGCTGCGCTGATCAGTTTTGAACTGGCACAGCGTTCTGTATTCAGTGCCGTAATAAATGAAGAAGCAATGTTTTTGTATGCAAAGATAACATCTGATTTAGGGCGTTTTACTGAAGCAACACCACGTTTAAAGAATTTTATTGAAAAATATCCGAAGAGTTACCACATGCAGGAAGCATATGAATTGCTGAGTGAATCATTTTTAGGTTCCCGCAATTATGA
It encodes the following:
- the holA gene encoding DNA polymerase III subunit delta, translating into MAETSSAPDKVLKDLKEGKYAPVYFLQGEEPYFIDLISSYIENNCLPESERGFNQTILYGKDTNVSTILQNARKYPMFSERQVVMVKEAQDVSDLTKDSTEKFLMAYLENPLPTTILVFCHKYKKLDARKKITKHLQKYSVFVESAKLYDNKLPEWINGYFREKNYRIDPKAVVLLAESIGTDLSRMANEIDKLLINVKDPAITITEDLIEKYVGVSKEYNVFELQKAIGVRDIIKANKIVNHFESNPKANPIVMVLSSLFTYYLKILAIHAATDKSEASLAKVVGVHPFFVKEYINASRINDINKCISCVRAIREADKMVKGYTVVNVTDGFILKELLFKLLH